tttaaaaaaaacagatttgataatataaataattttttatttttcttattattttaatttaaaatgttgtATAGCCGGAATTTGTTAAATCAATGtgtatactttattttaaaatatacatcaaataaataatacatgcaaagtattattacaaactttataattaatttttttttattaaagatttataatttaattaatgttttttatgTGTTCATTTTATTgcttgtaatttttttattagttataaattttggttaaaaatatttatttaaaattttaagaataattattttacaagataacttatttttaactttttgaattaaaaCTAATATCATTCAaatcatcttttttataataaaaatataaaaaaacaactttatttaattttttattttatatgtacaaaaatctaataaaaataaaaatgtagtatgattaataaaattttaagaacctctaataatgttaatgataaagatataaaaaaagaaaaaaaaagttattcatttttaacaatatttagtaatatttgtttataaataagttactttttaaaattaatataaaactaCTAAATATAaccttatttttaaaattttgaagtaATTGAAgaattgatatatatttggtttatcaatattaaatgattgttatttaaaaaaaatgcttataattaatttaaaattataaaaaaaattttatcttaaattttgatattttatatgatatttaaaaagaaattaaatatcaatttttatgtacaaattaaaaatataattcagattactttatataaattatctattttaagtttataataatttttttcgttacattttaattttaatctcattaaaagatataatagaatatttaaaaaaaacaagttGTTATCTATcactttaaataataaaaaagttatgataattaaataaaccaTGTCTgtattatattctttttttaaaaagattaaattttttacaaaaaaaaaatgtatatatattggatatatttcttaatattaaaatcagaattgacataattttttttatcaatgaatatcatatttctattattttatattttattaaatattaattttttattatatggtTTTACAAATAGTTCTAAAAAAGTTACTACAATTACTTGTAATCCTTTAAGTAAAAATGACCATTGTATTACAATGCCTACAAAACCCTCCTCTGGTGAGTATATTGTTGCTGATAAATACAAAGTTAACTCATGTATTACTGGAAAAACTTTTAGTTCAATGCAACTAGgaatattttgttatctATATGAtcaaaaaagatttttaagtAGTTATCTGACAAGGATAGACAAAGCTGGTGATCGAAGACTTTGTGGTAGAgaaaatagatataaatatatgaataGTTTAGTTAAAGAATATGCTAATGATAACagtacaaaatattttgatgaatggaaaaatattttagttgtTCGTGATCCTATCTCTAGATTTATAAGTGGTTTTGTACAATTATGTGTTCTTAATATTGGCCTCCCACCAAATCATCCATATTGTTTTCATTGTGGACGTGATATTGAATGTTTCTTATCTCatcttttttcaaatattaaaaaatttaaaaaaaataaaggtcaacctgtatattttattaaatatcatttttatccACAAACatggtaaaatttttattaaatattaattttttttttgttattaaattacatatttttttaggcaatgtcaatattatttatacaaagaacattataaaattatttattatagtatgaataataaaagaaaattttatttaaaatatttaaaagaacttaaaaattcaaatatacctaaaaaaaagataagatttattaaaaaattactttatagTACAAAAACATTACATACAacttatgataaaaaagaaactaaattttatagaaatatcttaatgaatagtaaaaaattattaaaattaattgttcaaatattttatgatgaCTATAGAGAATTTAAATTCAAGTGGCctaaaattaaagaataatatttttaaataaaaaaaattttttttaattaatttttgttatactATGGTTGtaaaataacatataaattatttgttataatatttttctattataaatattatttcaaatatttttttttattaaaagtcttaattatattaattatttttaaaatttatataaatttttttttaaaaattcacagaataaaatttgatttatgagaaagtaatttatttttaatgtatgaaatatagttaatatttaatgCAAAGATAATGATAccagataatttttatctttatatatcATTCTTTTTGATTCATTGTTTGtacttaaaaattcaaatgaatatatattagaagacctataatataattctatgttatataatattttttaaaatatttttttttttaattttatatttaaataaaaaattcttttttattattaaatatatttttaaaagtacaaattttaataaggAAATCATATccatttcatttattttactaaatataCTTAAATCAAATTACTttaagataataaattaaattaatagatTTCTTCTTAAAAACCCGTTCTTAAactattattcattttaagcttttctaaatatttatcttttcccataaatataataaaaatatatcaatttatattttaaatttgcataaatatacaaatatatacatatattttcactgttctaaatatatttatttcttttgtaattttaaagattgtaacacataaaaattttgtagaAACAGAGGtccaataaatatatat
This Strongyloides ratti genome assembly S_ratti_ED321, chromosome : 2 DNA region includes the following protein-coding sequences:
- a CDS encoding Sulfotransferase family-containing protein, translated to MPTKPSSGEYIVADKYKVNSCITGKTFSSMQLGIFCYLYDQKRFLSSYLTRIDKAGDRRLCGRENRYKYMNSLVKEYANDNSTKYFDEWKNILVVRDPISRFISGFVQLCVLNIGLPPNHPYCFHCGRDIECFLSHLFSNIKKFKKNKGQPVYFIKYHFYPQTW